The following coding sequences lie in one bacterium genomic window:
- a CDS encoding PAS domain-containing sensor histidine kinase: MSASPAAVRWLGGLYAAERERFADRRFWMVQALVLALAGLHALIEGTDELHSHAALYFVPEALFLLPVGYAALNFGLRGSVLTALWSTVLSLPNLWLWHRGPQLEGTVLQLLIVNAIALFVGQRVDREVRARRQCENTTLALQRSESRYRSLFETSAEAVVVFGRDGIVREANKAAADMLRRPAGALSGTSLVSLIGEAGARRLLEVSSGTQRELVLSQPDGRTVYIEPLSTVLAADGGDAQIQVLLRDVTQERNRREALRTYAGHIVRAQEDERRRIAQELHDEVLQSLIIVLRYLDTAEDLAGRANAAAAEKIEAARVATEDLVATVRNFARGLRPTGLEDLGLVAAVRRVLTDVSARSPLHTELQIGGSERRLSKEMELGLFRILQEAVVNVERHAGATNLRVAISFQPEHVEMRVQDDGRGLALPPHPQLVEKGSLGIVGMEERAGLLGGILSVASSPGRGTTVVVGVPG, translated from the coding sequence AGGGCACAGATGAACTCCACTCGCATGCCGCCCTCTACTTTGTGCCGGAAGCCCTGTTTCTGCTGCCCGTCGGCTACGCCGCGCTGAACTTCGGGCTCCGCGGCTCTGTTCTGACCGCCCTGTGGTCCACCGTCCTATCCTTACCGAACCTGTGGTTGTGGCATCGGGGCCCGCAACTGGAGGGAACCGTCCTCCAACTCCTCATCGTCAACGCGATCGCCCTCTTCGTCGGGCAACGGGTGGACCGGGAAGTCCGGGCCCGCCGCCAGTGCGAAAACACAACTCTGGCGCTTCAACGATCGGAAAGCCGCTACCGGAGTCTGTTTGAGACTTCGGCGGAGGCCGTGGTGGTGTTCGGCCGCGACGGAATCGTCCGGGAGGCCAACAAGGCGGCCGCCGATATGCTTCGGCGCCCCGCCGGAGCCCTGTCGGGGACGTCCCTGGTGAGCCTCATCGGCGAAGCGGGGGCCCGGCGGCTGCTGGAGGTGTCGTCGGGAACGCAGCGAGAACTCGTCCTATCGCAGCCTGACGGCCGGACGGTCTATATCGAACCATTGAGCACCGTCCTTGCCGCCGATGGCGGGGACGCGCAGATCCAGGTGCTCCTGCGCGACGTGACGCAAGAGCGCAACCGCCGTGAGGCCTTGCGGACCTATGCCGGGCACATCGTGCGCGCTCAGGAAGACGAACGCCGGCGCATCGCCCAGGAATTGCACGACGAGGTTCTTCAATCGCTCATCATCGTGTTGCGGTACCTGGACACAGCGGAAGATCTGGCCGGGCGCGCGAACGCTGCCGCCGCCGAGAAGATCGAGGCGGCCCGTGTCGCGACGGAAGACCTGGTCGCCACGGTCCGCAACTTTGCGCGCGGGCTCCGGCCGACGGGCCTGGAGGATCTTGGGCTCGTGGCGGCGGTCCGTCGGGTGCTCACGGATGTGAGTGCCCGGTCGCCCTTGCATACCGAGCTGCAGATCGGCGGCAGCGAGCGTCGTCTCTCGAAGGAGATGGAACTGGGGTTGTTTCGGATCCTGCAGGAGGCCGTGGTGAACGTGGAACGGCACGCCGGAGCGACGAATCTTCGGGTGGCCATCAGCTTCCAGCCCGAGCATGTGGAAATGCGGGTTCAAGACGACGGTCGGGGACTTGCTCTTCCCCCGCACCCGCAACTGGTGGAGAAGGGGAGCTTGGGAATCGTCGGGATGGAGGAACGGGCGGGATTGCTGGGCGGCATCCTGTCCGTGGCGTCGAGCCCCGGCCGCGGGACTACGGTCGTGGTCGGGGTCCCAGGATAA